Genomic segment of Arachis hypogaea cultivar Tifrunner chromosome 11, arahy.Tifrunner.gnm2.J5K5, whole genome shotgun sequence:
CACCTAATATGTGATTTGTAAAAAAGATATGCAGAGCAGCATACAAATGTCCACCATGGTTTACTCAAAGTCAAAAGAAACTAATTGCCAAAATATTTGTACCACGTCCTGGAAAGGTGGAAATTCTTCAAAGACTTTACACTATGTGTTGTTATGCTTATTAATTAAGTGTAATTAATTAATGGATAataattcttccacttcctctcttgTTTCATCCAGAGGATAACTATTCCAGATATTATTGAAGATGAGTGGTTTCAAACAGATTATGAACCTGCTTGTGTATCTGAATGTGATAAGAACATTAAGCTGGATGATTGTAATGTTGCATTTGATTCAGTTGAGGTAATAATTCCTTAAAAAACAGCAACTTCAAaagaaattaacatagataaactCACTCTTATTAATGATAACAACCTGTGCCTGTAGGAGAAAATCAGAGAATCAAAGATACCAAAGTCCTCAAGTTTTATTAATGCATTTCAACTAATAGCCATGTCACAGGACCTTGATCTTTCTGGCCTTTTTGAAGAAGAACAGGCATGTCTACAAATCTAAAAGAGGATTAACTTACTATCTCTATGTTACATTCAATTATTACAGATGCTAATCTTTTCCAGTTTAATTTTAGGATCACAAGAAGCAGAAGACAAGGTTTGGATCCAAACACACAATCAATGAAACAACGGAAAAAATTGAAGCTGCTGCAACAGATATGAGGTTGTCAGTAGAGAAAATAAACAACTTTAAGGtataatttgattattaattaaatGTGTGTATGTAAAtatgtactttttttttctaGAGTTTGGTACACCATATGGAATTAATTTCAATCTTAATATATCAGATAAAATTACACCCGAAACAGATGATGAATAGATGTTCTAGATCATACTTTGACCTATCAGCCCAGTTGATTGAAGTTGCTCCAACTCATTGTGTTGTAGAGATATCAAGATCTGCAGGAGATCTAAGAACATATACCAAAGTAAGAAAAATATTACTATAAGATGAATATGAAAGTTGATTTCATCAATTAGGTTACTGATTTTGATTTTGGTTATCACTTATCAGTTCTGTGAAAGTCTATCAAGTCTGCTGGAACAAAAATCTGGTTTGACATCATCACAGGAGCAAGAAGAATCTAAGGATGTTGCTGATTCAACGCATTTATGATAACTTTCAATTATCTATTTCAGCAATGAAGGGTTAGAGGATATAAATCTGCTTTAAGATTGACTTTATTCATTCAATGAAGTTATAGAATAAGTCTGCCAGGCTAAAGGGTTTGGCAATCAAAGATTATATCAAAGTCCAAAAGAATATGTAACTGTGATTATGTGAATGTGGAAATGTCATATTCACATAAATATTAAGCATGTTTTTCAAACAATGTTCTTGCCATTAAACAAAGTTCCAAGTAGCAAAAGACAAGAGCAGAACATTAAGTACCAATCTTCACATCATTATTTATTTACTTCAACATTGGTAGTTGTTACCTCGTTATTACAGTAATGTAAGCATGCATGTGAACAACAGATACCACACTTGGTTGTTGTGACATGTGTAGATTTCATAGTTCTAGAACCTCCCATGGTGGGCACTCATGTCCCAGTATAGACAAGGGAAAACTCACGAGCACAACAGAGATCCATTACTCACGGGTGAACTATCAACCATTAACCAACCATTCAATATTATTCAATCATCCTTATTCCTTCACAAgcagtggcggaacttgaaacaaaattttggggggccaaataaaaaataattgtcaaaatatttttttatatagacctcatttaagataagctcgtctaatctcatctctctgGTTTGGGTGATACTGCCAAATTTaaatccctttttcaacatctcgttccaaaaaattaaagttaaagtcATCAGAtataactttttgaacttttgaaggttgtatctcacttttttcgtgattcattaaagtagaagaattatctacatgtgttgatattgtaaaagttatatgttctccttcttaaatattagccttcctcttcaaaaatgtatcaattctttgatttttcattattattttatataaaaatttgaatatatatcctgtaaaatatataaagaagaagttaaaaggacaaatattaaaatttataatatttattgaattttttttatcaatttatacaaatacaataatattaatacttattgaatattctattattttttattatataaaaaattaaattaaataaatagtaaaatataaaataatattaaattaaataaataaaagatatctaattttttatatttgaacctaaagatagagagagtgttgtttattgaacttattagatactttaagtcatagtaaagtatttaagtcaattgaactattttttatcttttgaaaaagtactactaaattttttataaaaagtttggaggGGCCATGGCCaccccttgtctgaactaagctccacCACTGTTCACAAGGGATTAGGGGTGttatcggttcggtttggttcggttttggactAAAAACCAACCGAATCGATATGTTCGATTTCTACATACACACAATCGTTCGATCGGTTTGCTGCTTTTACAACAATTGAACCAAATCGAACCGAACCAACAGTGGTTTGGTTCggtcggttttttcggtttttaatttcTAATGAGAAGAATATGAATCACAATAATTAGAGGTTTAAAATAGTCAATAAACTGAAATAATAAGAGTAAAACATTAAAATGGTTAGgggttgaaaatttttgttgttaggttaaaagttaaaatgattaaaatattaaaatgtatgtatatcttcggttcggtttggttcggttcgatTTCTATCGAGCCAAccaaaaaccgaaccgaaccgatcgaTTTTgtcaaaaaaaccaaaaaatcgattttttctgtttttaaattgaTTGTTGTAATTTTCAATTCGGTTTTACGGTAATTTAAGTCTGGTTCAGTAACTTACACCCCTACAAGGGATGGTAATACTATAGTCTCTGCTAATATGCCAAAATTTTCCTACTCCACAAACCACAATAATGTGCCACATCTAAAGCTGAAAATgcctttttattttaatattagaatactAATCACTCACTAATCACATGACTTCATTATTGCTGATTCCCTTACACAACAACCCAGCTTAGATTCCAACCACACATTCATTTTCATTATTTCTAATGTCTAAGTATTTTTATACTAATTAAGACACTCTCAACACTTAATTGATTAGCCATTAACTCCATATATAAAGCAAGGTACATAGCTCAAATTTTGGTGCCAAACATACTAAAATTAACACAAAGTAATCCAATATGAAAATGAAACCCCATTTGCTTCTCCTAACACTCTTGTTCCTCCTTGCCACCTTCACTACAAAAACTCTCTCATCACCCACTATCCAACAAAAACAACaaccatctccttcttcttcattagtTTCTCGACTCAATCATCAACTAAGCCAGAAGAAAACAAGACCAAGCAACGAAACCATATACAGGGTATCAAAGCAACTATGCTGGGGGTGCATAGCAGAGTCACTAGAGTTCTTGTTCAGGCACAACCTGGTCCGAGCAACGAAATGGGAACTGCCACTGATGTGGGACTTCCAGCTTGAGCAATATGCAAGGTGGTGGGGCAGCCAGAGGAAACAAGATTGCAAGCTTGAACACTCATTCCCGGAGAACGATTTCAAGCTTGGAGAGAACATATTCTGGGGAAGTGGCTCTGATTGGACCCCAACCGATGCAGTCAAAGCTTGGGCTGATGAAGAGAAGTACTACACTTATGCAACCAATTCTTGTGAAGAAGGACAGATGTGTGGCCATTACACTCAGATTGTGTGGAAGACCACCAGAAAAATTGGTTGTGCTAGAGTTGTGTGCGATTCTGGTGATGTTTTCATGACTTGTAACTATGATCCTGTGGGAAATTATGTTGGAGAACGTCCttattaaattatatcaaatatatgGTATACTATAGTATATATTTGTGCGGAAatgtttgataacaaaaaaaaaattagccaaaaacagtcataacttgtcttatttagcatttattaattgttgcgacaattaataaattctaaataagacaagttttgactgttttttttttttttctcgctAGCATTACCCATATGTGTGTGTGTACTATGCAGTGGTTATTATGCATGTTAGCGTGAATAGATAATATATGAAATTAATGAACTGTATAAACCATAAAGTAGGTGGTGGAATTGGTTTTTCCTTAATCATTTATTTATTAGTGTTTGAGATGGGAGAATTATGTTAAGTGGTAAGTGAAGGGGTATCGTTAGTTGTTGGGGATCAGTTGCATGTCGTTACGAGTTGTTTAAGTCAA
This window contains:
- the LOC112723524 gene encoding pathogenesis-related protein PR-1, translating into MKMKPHLLLLTLLFLLATFTTKTLSSPTIQQKQQPSPSSSLVSRLNHQLSQKKTRPSNETIYRVSKQLCWGCIAESLEFLFRHNLVRATKWELPLMWDFQLEQYARWWGSQRKQDCKLEHSFPENDFKLGENIFWGSGSDWTPTDAVKAWADEEKYYTYATNSCEEGQMCGHYTQIVWKTTRKIGCARVVCDSGDVFMTCNYDPVGNYVGERPY
- the LOC112723522 gene encoding CBL-interacting serine/threonine-protein kinase 21 isoform X1, with amino-acid sequence MGFEKHIGKYRLGRTIGEGTFSKVKLAVNEDNGEKVAIKVIDKHMVMENNLKNQVKREISTMKLLHHPNIVRIFEVIGTKTKIYIVMEYVSGGQVLDKMSYEKKLNEHVARKLFQQLIDAMDYCHNKGVYHRDLKPENLLLDSKGNLKVSDFGLSALQKPNDVLNTRCGSPCYVAPELILSKGYDGASADVWSCGVILFELLAGFLPFDDHNLMNLYEKICRAAYKCPPWFTQSQKKLIAKIFVPRPGKRITIPDIIEDEWFQTDYEPACVSECDKNIKLDDCNVAFDSVEEKIRESKIPKSSSFINAFQLIAMSQDLDLSGLFEEEQDHKKQKTRFGSKHTINETTEKIEAAATDMRLSVEKINNFKIKLHPKQMMNRCSRSYFDLSAQLIEVAPTHCVVEISRSAGDLRTYTKFCESLSSLLEQKSGLTSSQEQEESKDVADSTHL